From Eptesicus fuscus isolate TK198812 chromosome 22, DD_ASM_mEF_20220401, whole genome shotgun sequence, a single genomic window includes:
- the SFT2D2 gene encoding vesicle transport protein SFT2B — protein MDKLKKVLSGQDTEDRGGLAEVAETSSLSWNTRIKGFIACFVAGILCSLLGTLLLWVPRKGLYLFAVFYTFGNIASIGSTVFLMGPMKQLKRMVEPTRLIATIMVLLCFTLTLCSAFWWHNKGLALIFCILQSLALTWYSLSFIPFARDAVKKCFSACLE, from the exons ATGGACAAGCTGAAGAAGGTGCTGAGTGGGCAGGACACCGAGGACCGGGGCGGCCTGGCCGAG GTGGCTGAGACATCCTCACTGAGCTGGAATACCAGAATCAAAGGCTTCATTGCGTGTTTTGTTGCAGGAATTCTCTGCTCTCTGCTG GGCACGCTTCTGCTCTGGGTGCCGAGGAAGGGGCTGTACCTCTTTGCAGTGTTTTACACCTTTGGTAACATCGCTTCGATTGGGAG CACTGTCTTCCTCATGGGGCCCATGAAACAGCTGAAGAGAATGGTGGAGCCCACGCGTTTGATCGCAACCATCATGGTGCTG ctgtGTTTCACGCTCACCCTGTGTTCTGCCTTTTGG TGGCACAACAAGGGGCTCGCCCTCATCTTCTGCATTTTGCAGTCTTTGGCCCTGACGTG GTATAGCCTCTCCTTCATACCGTTTGCAAG GGACGCGGTGAAGAAGTGTTTTTCCGCGTGTCTTGAGTAA